The DNA segment CAAGCTTCGAAAATCCAAGAGCAAGTTTTTTATTCCGGTAAAGGTATTGCGTGATAAATTCAAAGGAAAATATCTCGCACTTCTAGAAATATACCATAACAGCGGAAAACTTTCTTTTTCTTCTTCCTGTAAGAAACTTCAGAATTCTTACCACTGGAAGGAATGGAAAAATCATCTTTATGAAAAAGACTGGTGTCCCTATATTAAGGAGACCTTTAACGGTTTTGGCAATGCGATTGAATACCTGGGAAAATACACACATAAGATTGCCATATCAAACAGCAGAATCTTATCTGTCACACCGACAAAAACAACCTTTTCTGCAAGAGGGAAAAGGCCAGATGAACCCAATCGTGAAATCATTCTGCAAAACACGGAATTCATTCGTCGCTTTTTGATGCATGTGCTGCCATCTGGATTTCAGAAGATCCGCTATTATGGATTTCTGAATAAACGGATGAAAACCAGAAATCTGAAAATCCTCTTTAAGCTCCAGGGATGTCAGAGATTTAAGCGACGATATATTGGGTTATCCATGACCGAATTATTAAAAACTGTCTGGAACTTTGATATTTGCCTCTGCCCTAAATGTGGATTCAGATCCATGAAACAGCTCGGAAGGAGGAACTATGCCGCTTCTTGGTAAATCTTTGCTTTTATCATATTTTTTTCAAAAGACCTCCTGGTGGAAGGTCTGCGAAGCATGCCCAAAAATATTTTTTGAGCTAAACATACCTGTGCTTCTTTGGTTTTTACACCCATTTTCCTAGATTGGAGGTTCTGAAAAAAGATACTATCCCCATATACCTCATCGGCTAAGTTACCGCGAACTTGGTACAATCGTGAAGAATCATATTTAGAGCAATTAGAGTTTAATCTCTGACTGCTCTTTTTGATTGCTCAAAATATGATACTTCACTAAAAGATTATAACATGTAATCAGCTTTCATTGGCAGATGTTTTTTCAAATTGTCAGGATATTTATGAATCTGATAAAGCTGAATTTCTGTCTCTTCTTCAATTAAACATTGATCTTGATGAAATTATTCCTGATTCCTTCCGGAATCACTTCTATGCATCTACGGGCAGAACCCGCAAATGCCCTTTACATGCCTTTTTATGGGCACTTATTATTCAGCGGATTTTTTCCATTCCTACTGATTCCTTACTTCTTGTTTTTCTCAAGTATTCCAGACATTTGCGCGAATTCTGCGGATTTACCAAAGTTCCTGATGCTTCAAAAATTACTCGTTTTAAGCAGGATTTTCTGGTAGATTTACAGCTTGTTTTTGAGAACCTTGTAGATATTACCGAGCCAATCTGCCAAGCAATTGACTCTTCAAAAGCAGATATGACAATCTTTGATTCCTCTGGTATGGAAGCTTGGGTAAATGAAAACAATCCGAAGTTTGCTAATCGAATTATCAAACAACTAAAAGCCTATGCCAAAGCGAATCATTTTGATTCCAACTATGATCCATACAAGGCTGCTTATGGTTCCACGCCCACACACGCATCTGCTAATGATCAGATTAAACAACTCTATGTTGATGGTCACTTCTGCTATGCCTATAAAATAGGCATTGTTACAAATGGGCTTGGTATTGTTCGGCATCTTGATTTTTATAATAAGGATTTCCTGAATGCCCATCCCGAGCTTGTGCCTAATAAGAAATCTGATTCGCCAGATGAAGACAAGTCCATCCCTGTCTTCCTGTGAGATACTGATGCCTTATAAGCCTTACGTCTACTGCCTTAACCCTAAGGCTACTGCGAATTATCGCAAGTCTTATGTGGCTATGGAGAAAACAGATCCCCTTCCCCTTGATGCATATCTGATTGCAGATTTCGCAAGGGTCGGGCGTACCAAAAAATGTGAGCCATGGCGAGGTAGTCAGTTCCTGGCTCTCAAAAGACTGACCAGACATCGGCTTCATCTGGCTGAATGCATCACCAGAGAAAAGACCCACATGGTTTCCAACCTCTACTTAAAATTCAGCGAGCTACAGCTTTTAGATGATGGCAGCCAGCCATTCAGTAACATTTATGGAACGACTGCCTCCGCTGTCCTGACAGAATTTATGTCTTTGCAGGACATCATTGACACTCCGGAAGAAGAGCTACTGCAGTTCCTCGCAAAGAAGAGCAGGAACCGTATCACAGATATCTCCAGAACCTCGAACCTTTTAAAGAAGGCAGCCAGAGATTCTTATCGTCTGGACAAGTGCATGTATGAGCCGCTAAATGTGTCACTGGCAAGTTCATTCAACTGCATCCAGACTTATCATAAGGAAATCAAGCTGATGGATCAGGCCATCGAGAGATGCATCAATGGAATGAATCCAAATGCATTTACCATCCTGAAATCCATCCCCGGCATATGCCCGGTCGGCTTCCGGAATGATTGCTGAAATCGGTGATATCTCTGCTTTTCATTCATCCGACGCACTTGCCAAGTACGCAGGACTGACATGGCCGAAAAGTGATTCCGGTGACTTTACCTCTGAGGATAACCATATCTCAAAAGCAGGTAATACCTATCTGCGCTACTACTTAGGCGAAGCCGCTAACAGCGTCAGGCGTCATATGCCTGAATATAGCGAATACTATCTTAAAAAGTATTCTGAAGTAACTAAGCATCAACACAAAAGAGCACTCGCGCTTACATCACGTAAACTCGTACGCCTCGTTTTTGGATTGCTGGCCAAAAACCAACTGTACACCGGCGAGAAGTTGGACGCCGAACTGAATATCGTTTCGAACTAATGTTTGGAATGGCTGGATTTTTTCCATACGTCTATTAAGTGCACCCATTTTTAACCTAAACATCTCGAAATCTTTTTTAAATAGTTCTTGACATATCACCAGAATGCTTAACGCAAAAGGTAGTGTCAAATTACTACCCTGTTTTATTGTTATATACCTTGATTTTATGGGAGTTTGCAATAAAAAGAGCAATGTCCTCCCTTTTTTGGTATAATGTCCTCGACTAAAAATCCAAAATACCAGAAAAGATTTCATTGCTCATGGACATTATACTTTATTTACTTACTTTATTCAATACCAACAGAAACAAATTTGCTGGCTGTAAATTAAAAAAGTAAATTCTACTCTGGTTATCCTAACTGGAGTTTAGTCTTTCACATGTGGAGTTAACCCTTTCACATCCAATTTCTACGAGTATTTGATATTCCCTTAATTCTGTAGTATTCCGATATCTGTTGTTCTGACGGCATGGAGGTACACTATGTCGAAATCAATACCCGGTAATCAGAAACATCTGACCTTTGAGGACAGACAGTACATTGAAGACACACTGAATCAGCGTACATCGTTCAAAGATATCTCGAGGTTTCTCTGTAAGGATCCTACAACGATTTCCAAGGAGATCAGAAAACATCGTTCTCAGAATACCTGGAACAGAGGGAGTTTTAACAACCCTTATAACTTCTGTATCCATCGGTTTCGCTGTAAGAAAACAAATGCATGCCAAAAGGTGATTATCTGCGACAAGCATTGCAGATCCTGCCATAAATGCAATCAGGTCTGCCTGCGATTTGAACGGGAATCCTGCACCCGTCTTTTACATGCTCCTTATGTCTGCAATGGATGCAGTAAGAGAAAAAATCTCTGTTCCATCCCAACGAAATATAATTATAATGCCCGTACTGCTCAAAGGGAGTATGAAGAACTTCTGGAAGGCGCATGATCCGGAATCAATCTTACACGCTCAGAGCTTCATAGAATTGATTCTGTCGCTGCTCCGCTGATTGCACAGGGACAGTCACCTTATATTATTGTAACAAATCATCCGGAACTGGGTCTGTCTGTAAAAACACTTTATAACTACATTGACCAGGGGATCCTTCTTTCTCGGAATATCGATTTAAAACGCCAGGTGAAATATAAAGCCCGTAAATGCCATAAAACACAGATTGT comes from the Blautia liquoris genome and includes:
- a CDS encoding IS110 family transposase, whose protein sequence is MEKTDPLPLDAYLIADFARVGRTKKCEPWRGSQFLALKRLTRHRLHLAECITREKTHMVSNLYLKFSELQLLDDGSQPFSNIYGTTASAVLTEFMSLQDIIDTPEEELLQFLAKKSRNRITDISRTSNLLKKAARDSYRLDKCMYEPLNVSLASSFNCIQTYHKEIKLMDQAIERCINGMNPNAFTILKSIPGICPVGFRNDC